From a single Rosa rugosa chromosome 7, drRosRugo1.1, whole genome shotgun sequence genomic region:
- the LOC133720808 gene encoding glycogen synthase kinase-3 homolog MsK-3 → MASVSVAPASGLRDRVGNTVAVDSLPSEMNDMKIRDDKEMEATVVDGNGTETGHIIVTTIGGRNGQPKQTISYMAERVVGHGSFGLVFQAKCLETGETVAIKKVLQDKRYKNRELQTMRLLDHPNIVSLKHCFFSTTEKDELYLNLVLEYVPETVHRVIKHYSKMSQRMPLIYVKLYSYQICRALAYIHNSIGVCHRDIKPQNLLVNPHTHQLKICDFGSAKVLVKGEPNISYICSRYYRAPELIFGATEYTTAIDIWSAGCVLAELLLGQPLFPGESGVDQLVEIIKVLGTPTREEIKCMNPNYTEFKFPQIKAHPWHKIFHKRMPPEAVDLVSRLLQYSPNLRSTALEALVHPFFDELRDPNTRLPNGRFLPPLFNFKAHELKGVPAEMIVKLIPEHARKQCAFLAS, encoded by the exons ATGGCCTCTGTAAGTGTGGCTCCTGCATCTGGATTAAGAGATCGCGTTGGAAATACAGTTGCTGTCGATAGTTTGCCCAGTGAGATGAATGACATGAAAATTAGGGATGACAAG GAAATGGAAGCAACTGTTGTTGATGGTAATGGAACAGAAACGGGTCATATAATTGTCACAACTATTGGTGGAAGAAATGGCCAGCCAAAACAG ACAATAAGCTATATGGCTGAGCGTGTTGTTGGACATGGATCTTTTGGATTGGTTTTTCAG GCCAAGTGTTTAGAAACTGGAGAAACTGTTGCTATTAAAAAGGTTCTTCAAGACAAAAGGTACAAGAATCGGGAGTTGCAAACCATGCGTCTTCTAGACCACCCCAACATTGTGTCTCTTAAACATTGTTTCTTTTCCACAACTGAAAAAGATGAGCTATACCTGAACCTCGTGCTTGAGTATGTCCCTGAGACTGTCCATAGAGTGATCAAACATTATAGTAAGATGAGCCAGAGGATGCCGCTGATATATGTTAAACTCTATTCTTACCAG ATTTGTAGAGCACTTGCTTACATTCACAACAGTATTGGAGTGTGCCACAGGGACATAAAGCCTCAGAATTTGTTG GTCAATCCGCATACTCACCAGCTTAAAATCTGTGACTTTGGGAGTGCAAAAGTCTTG GTCAAGGGGGAACCCAACATATCTTACATCTGTTCAAGATATTATCGAGCACCCGAACTTATATTTGGTGCAACAGAGTATACCACAGCCATTGACATCTGGTCTGCTGGATGTGTTCTAGCTGAACTTCTACTTGGACAG CCTCTATTTCCTGGAGAAAGTGGAGTAGACCAGCTTGTTGAAATCATTAAG GTTTTAGGCACCCCAACCAGAGAGGAAATAAAATGCATGAACCCTAACTACACAGAATTTAAATTCCCTCAAATTAAAGCGCATCCATGGCACAAG ATATTCCACAAGCGCATGCCCCCGGAAGCCGTGGATCTCGTATCGAGGCTACTCCAGTACTCTCCAAACCTCAGAAGTACAGCT TTGGAGGCCTTGGTTCATCCCTTTTTTGATGAGTTACGGGACCCTAATACCCGTCTGCCAAATGGACGTTTCCTTCCCCCATTATTCAATTTCAAGGCTCATG AACTCAAGGGAGTACCTGCAGAGATGATTGTTAAACTGATACCAGAGCATGCAAGAAAACAGTGTGCCTTCCTTGCGTCATGA